A genomic region of Chitinophagaceae bacterium contains the following coding sequences:
- the rpiB gene encoding ribose 5-phosphate isomerase B gives MLNTISIGSDHAGFEYKQSIISFLQTKKYIIKDFGTYSMDSVDYPDFAHPVSSSVVQKEYSFGILICGSGNGVAITANKYNGIRAAICWNEELSILARQHNDANILCIPARFVSIEMALRIVTLFLETPFEQGRHKKRVEKINKNNTFL, from the coding sequence ATGCTGAATACAATATCTATAGGTAGTGACCATGCGGGCTTTGAGTACAAACAAAGCATTATCTCTTTTCTTCAAACAAAAAAATATATTATAAAGGACTTCGGAACTTATAGTATGGATTCGGTAGATTATCCCGATTTTGCACATCCTGTGTCCTCTTCTGTTGTCCAAAAAGAATATTCATTTGGAATACTTATTTGTGGTAGCGGGAATGGGGTAGCTATTACGGCTAATAAATATAATGGTATAAGAGCAGCAATCTGTTGGAATGAAGAACTTTCTATTCTTGCGAGGCAACATAACGATGCTAATATACTTTGTATCCCTGCAAGATTTGTTTCCATAGAAATGGCACTTCGTATAGTAACATTATTTTTAGAGACCCCTTTTGAACAAGGAAGGCATAAAAAAAGAGTAGAAAAAATTAATAAAAACAATACTTTCCTATAA
- a CDS encoding YebC/PmpR family DNA-binding transcriptional regulator, with product MGRAFEYRKARKLKRWGMMAKTFTRIGKDIAIAVKNGGVDPHTNARLRAAIQNAKTANMPKENIERAIKKASSKDEKEYKEIVYEGYGPHKVAIIIETATDNPTRTVANIRNYLTKCGGSLGTTGSLDFLFERRCIFKIHKDESIHVEDLELAGIDSGVEEVELEENNTIILGGKFESYNLIQKFIEEQHYQIISSEFERIPLTTKQISQEQEEDLQKLFSKLEEDEDVQNYFHNSN from the coding sequence ATGGGACGTGCATTTGAGTACCGAAAAGCGAGAAAATTAAAACGATGGGGAATGATGGCAAAGACCTTTACCCGCATAGGAAAAGATATTGCTATTGCCGTAAAGAATGGGGGAGTGGATCCTCATACCAATGCTCGGCTGCGAGCGGCAATCCAAAATGCCAAAACAGCAAATATGCCAAAAGAAAATATTGAGAGGGCTATTAAAAAAGCATCTTCCAAGGATGAAAAAGAGTATAAAGAAATTGTTTATGAGGGATACGGTCCTCATAAAGTAGCCATAATTATTGAAACCGCTACAGATAATCCCACTCGCACAGTTGCCAATATCAGAAACTATCTTACCAAATGCGGAGGGAGTTTAGGCACTACGGGTTCTCTTGATTTTCTTTTTGAAAGAAGATGTATTTTTAAGATACACAAAGATGAAAGTATTCATGTAGAAGATTTGGAACTCGCAGGCATAGATTCGGGAGTAGAAGAGGTAGAATTAGAGGAAAATAACACTATTATTTTAGGCGGAAAGTTTGAATCCTATAATCTTATCCAAAAATTTATAGAAGAACAACATTACCAAATTATAAGTTCAGAATTTGAAAGAATTCCTCTTACTACGAAGCAAATCTCTCAAGAACAAGAAGAGGACTTACAGAAACTCTTCTCTAAATTAGAGGAGGACGAGGATGTGCAAAATTATTTTCATAACAGTAATTAA
- a CDS encoding DUF6089 family protein, which translates to MNNRDVFGRVITIFFTFFFMLIVRTTRCQHIEFGTGIGALGYIGDINRGVYPKNFSLGVDVLFRANHSNVVSTRYSLLVGGLQGSDDNFVDILGKKRGSSFKTSITEVSGVMEYYFLDYKNIHSPIRWSPYLFGGLSFFHIPREENNFLSNVRFGIPFGIGFKQLIGQKYAISIEGGLRKLFTDDIDGVSDGSVYIKNYQYGNPNDNDWYYFIGISFVYILYNTRCNYEYKPVHYRQ; encoded by the coding sequence ATGAATAACAGAGATGTTTTTGGAAGAGTAATCACTATTTTTTTTACATTTTTTTTTATGCTTATTGTCCGTACTACCCGATGCCAGCATATAGAATTTGGAACGGGGATAGGAGCTTTAGGTTATATTGGCGATATAAATAGAGGTGTATATCCTAAAAATTTTAGCTTAGGGGTTGATGTTTTATTCCGAGCGAATCACAGTAATGTAGTGAGTACTCGATATTCTTTATTAGTAGGGGGGTTGCAGGGGAGTGATGATAATTTTGTAGATATATTAGGAAAAAAAAGAGGTTCGTCTTTCAAAACAAGTATAACAGAAGTTTCGGGAGTTATGGAATATTATTTTTTAGATTACAAAAATATCCATTCTCCTATTAGATGGTCTCCTTATCTCTTTGGAGGATTGAGTTTTTTTCATATTCCAAGGGAAGAAAATAATTTTTTGAGCAATGTTCGTTTTGGGATTCCTTTTGGAATTGGTTTTAAACAGCTCATAGGACAAAAATATGCAATAAGTATAGAAGGAGGACTGAGAAAATTATTTACGGATGATATAGACGGAGTATCTGATGGTTCTGTTTATATAAAAAATTATCAATACGGGAATCCCAATGACAATGATTGGTATTATTTTATAGGTATTTCTTTTGTATATATTTTATATAATACTCGTTGTAATTATGAATATAAACCTGTACACTATAGACAATAA
- the nspC gene encoding carboxynorspermidine decarboxylase: MNINLYTIDNKMIDFSLVPSPCYVMDEFLLRKNLELMHSIQERAGVKIILALKGFALWGAFRKIKEYLPGATASSLHEAMLCWEEMGVKPHTYCVAYREEDFDTIASLSSHITFNSISQYNTFKNRLKTLSSKVSCGLRINPECSDVKYDIYNPSSPQSRLGITIETFPDTIPDGIEGLHFHTLCESNSYSLERVMESVEKKFSCFLKNIRWINMGGGHLMTDSNYHVEHLIDILQKFRNKWGIEIILEPGGAVAWETGFLVVKILDIVENGGVKTAILDTSFSCHMSDFLDMGNKPKIKNAFTEPIPHGIPYRMGGVTCLAGDFMGDYYFQKPLQIGENIIFEDMIHYTMVKTTTFNGIKHPSIAIWRENNTLDIIKQFGYEDYKNRLS, encoded by the coding sequence ATGAATATAAACCTGTACACTATAGACAATAAGATGATAGATTTTTCCCTTGTTCCTTCCCCTTGTTATGTAATGGATGAGTTTTTGCTCCGTAAAAATTTAGAGTTAATGCACTCTATTCAAGAGAGAGCAGGAGTAAAAATAATATTGGCACTCAAAGGGTTTGCTCTCTGGGGAGCTTTTAGAAAGATAAAAGAGTATTTACCAGGGGCAACCGCAAGTTCTCTTCACGAAGCCATGCTTTGTTGGGAAGAGATGGGGGTAAAACCCCACACTTACTGCGTAGCTTACAGAGAAGAAGATTTTGATACAATAGCATCTCTCAGCAGCCACATTACTTTTAATTCTATTTCTCAGTATAATACATTCAAAAATAGATTAAAAACCCTATCGTCTAAAGTTTCCTGTGGTTTACGAATAAACCCCGAATGCTCGGACGTAAAATATGATATTTACAATCCCTCTTCCCCTCAATCCCGATTAGGTATAACCATTGAAACATTTCCTGATACAATACCTGATGGAATAGAAGGTCTCCACTTTCATACCCTTTGCGAATCCAATTCTTACTCTTTAGAAAGAGTAATGGAATCTGTAGAAAAAAAATTTAGCTGTTTTTTAAAAAATATTCGTTGGATAAACATGGGAGGAGGGCATCTTATGACAGATAGCAATTACCATGTAGAACATCTTATAGATATTTTACAAAAATTTAGAAACAAATGGGGAATAGAAATTATTTTGGAACCTGGTGGCGCAGTAGCATGGGAGACAGGTTTTTTAGTAGTAAAAATATTAGATATTGTAGAAAACGGAGGAGTAAAAACGGCAATTTTAGATACTTCTTTTTCCTGCCACATGTCCGATTTTTTAGATATGGGCAACAAACCAAAGATAAAAAATGCTTTCACAGAACCCATACCTCATGGTATCCCATACAGGATGGGAGGGGTTACGTGTTTAGCAGGTGATTTTATGGGAGATTATTATTTTCAAAAGCCCCTTCAAATAGGAGAAAATATTATTTTTGAAGATATGATACACTATACTATGGTAAAAACAACCACTTTTAACGGTATAAAACACCCTTCTATTGCCATTTGGAGAGAAAACAACACTTTAGATATAATAAAACAATTCGGTTACGAAGATTACAAAAACAGATTGTCATAA
- a CDS encoding dipeptide epimerase, whose translation MIQLKIHLFTLVLKQKFTISYHSRDTQNTLIVELEKNGIKGFGEATENSYYQVSTDDMIHQIESVREIIEMYEWKDPNTFYNILQQTHKLSSFALCALDMAFYDLFTKIIGKPLYKFLGLDISAPLIHTNYTIGLDSIEVMKQKMRDTPWDIYKIKLGTTQDINIIKELRNCTSAIFRVDANGAWGKEETIANSRLLAALGVEFIEQPMKAETLEEMEIVYKNSELPIIADESCVKEEDVSTCHKKFHGINIKLTKCGGITPALSMIKKARALDLKVMVGCMTESTVGISAIAHLVPLLDYVDMDGALLLKEESDPANGVQITSKKIIYPDVNGTGVTLKI comes from the coding sequence ATGATACAATTAAAAATACATCTCTTTACATTAGTGCTAAAACAAAAATTTACTATTTCATACCACTCACGCGATACTCAAAATACACTCATAGTAGAGTTAGAAAAAAACGGTATAAAAGGATTTGGGGAAGCGACAGAAAATTCATATTATCAGGTCAGCACTGATGATATGATACATCAGATAGAGTCAGTAAGAGAAATAATAGAAATGTATGAGTGGAAAGATCCCAATACATTCTACAATATTTTACAACAAACTCATAAGCTCAGTTCCTTTGCACTATGTGCTTTAGATATGGCTTTTTATGATTTATTTACAAAAATTATAGGAAAACCACTCTATAAATTTTTAGGATTAGATATTTCTGCTCCTCTTATTCATACCAATTATACGATAGGATTAGATAGTATAGAAGTGATGAAACAAAAAATGAGAGATACCCCTTGGGATATTTATAAAATTAAATTAGGAACTACTCAAGACATCAACATTATAAAAGAATTGAGAAATTGTACCTCAGCAATATTTCGGGTAGATGCAAATGGTGCTTGGGGAAAAGAAGAAACTATAGCGAATAGTAGATTATTAGCAGCTTTAGGAGTAGAATTTATAGAACAACCCATGAAAGCAGAAACCCTAGAAGAAATGGAAATAGTTTATAAAAACAGTGAGCTTCCTATTATAGCAGATGAAAGTTGTGTAAAAGAAGAAGACGTTTCTACCTGTCATAAAAAATTTCATGGAATTAATATTAAACTTACGAAATGTGGCGGCATAACCCCCGCTCTCAGTATGATAAAAAAAGCAAGAGCATTAGATTTAAAAGTGATGGTAGGATGTATGACAGAAAGCACTGTTGGAATATCTGCCATAGCGCATTTAGTTCCACTTTTAGATTATGTAGATATGGATGGAGCATTGCTTCTCAAAGAAGAAAGTGATCCCGCAAATGGTGTCCAAATAACATCAAAAAAAATTATATACCCCGATGTAAATGGGACAGGAGTCACTTTAAAAATATAA
- a CDS encoding ABC transporter permease — protein MKELQKEEENWDIVIHANKKVVSLRLRDTWRYRDLLFLLTRRDFVAFYKQTVFGPVWFFAQPIFMTITYVFIFGRLAGMGTDGIPHTLFYLTGVTAWTFFSECFTKTSTVFRDNASMFGKVYFPRIIMPLSIVLSTFIKFIVQFILLLGVYVYYIINGMDIAFTWYTLCLPIILILIAMQGLGLGMLISSMTTKYKDLSFLVTFGIQILMYATPVVYSLSGMSERGRFFLMFNPMTYLLEGFRKCLLGIGIFNVYNLMVVMGISGIILLLGVIIFNKMEKNFIDTV, from the coding sequence ATGAAAGAATTACAAAAAGAAGAAGAAAATTGGGATATAGTAATCCATGCAAATAAAAAAGTAGTATCTTTACGTTTACGAGATACTTGGAGGTATAGAGACTTATTATTTTTGTTGACCCGAAGGGATTTCGTAGCTTTTTATAAGCAGACAGTTTTTGGTCCTGTTTGGTTTTTTGCCCAACCCATTTTTATGACCATTACTTATGTGTTTATATTTGGACGACTTGCGGGGATGGGAACAGATGGCATACCTCATACATTATTTTATTTGACGGGAGTAACCGCTTGGACTTTTTTCTCGGAGTGCTTTACCAAAACATCCACAGTATTCAGAGATAATGCTTCTATGTTCGGTAAAGTATATTTTCCCAGAATAATAATGCCTTTAAGTATAGTGCTTTCTACTTTTATTAAATTTATCGTGCAGTTTATACTCTTGTTGGGAGTATATGTTTATTATATTATAAATGGTATGGACATAGCATTCACTTGGTATACTCTTTGTTTGCCCATTATTCTCATACTGATAGCAATGCAAGGATTAGGATTAGGAATGCTTATTTCGTCTATGACTACAAAATATAAAGACCTTTCATTTTTAGTCACCTTTGGAATCCAAATCTTAATGTATGCAACCCCTGTGGTATACTCTCTTTCGGGCATGTCGGAAAGAGGACGTTTTTTTTTGATGTTTAATCCTATGACATATCTTTTAGAAGGATTTAGAAAGTGCCTCTTGGGAATAGGTATCTTTAACGTATATAATCTCATGGTAGTGATGGGTATTTCAGGGATTATTTTGTTGCTTGGGGTTATTATTTTTAATAAAATGGAAAAAAATTTTATAGATACCGTATGA
- a CDS encoding DUF1684 domain-containing protein gives MKKYYITSFIFVLIGVGIYFFYPNEQYYKTLIYKEREEKNTFMRSSDNSPLKGKDLKKLHYYPVDISYRVLSKVHFLKKKNFIEVMSSDNNTVFFEKIASVEFYLKGKTHSLILLKNTDSQEYFIPFLDSTNETETYTGGRYLPVEIKKNTKEILLDFNKAYNPYCHYDSTYTCPIPPAENFIQAYIRAGEKLYTFIH, from the coding sequence ATGAAAAAATACTATATTACATCGTTTATTTTTGTATTAATAGGAGTGGGAATATATTTTTTTTATCCCAATGAACAATATTACAAGACACTTATTTACAAAGAACGAGAGGAGAAAAATACCTTTATGCGTTCATCAGACAATTCACCGCTGAAAGGAAAAGATTTAAAAAAACTTCACTACTATCCCGTAGATATTTCTTATCGTGTTCTTTCCAAAGTCCATTTTTTAAAAAAAAAAAATTTCATAGAAGTTATGAGTAGTGATAATAACACTGTTTTTTTTGAAAAAATTGCTTCGGTAGAGTTTTATTTAAAGGGAAAAACACATTCACTCATCCTTTTGAAAAACACAGATTCTCAAGAATATTTTATTCCATTTTTAGATTCCACCAATGAAACAGAAACATATACGGGAGGAAGGTATCTACCCGTAGAAATAAAAAAAAATACCAAAGAAATATTGTTAGATTTTAATAAAGCATACAATCCCTATTGTCACTACGATAGCACTTACACTTGCCCCATTCCTCCCGCAGAAAATTTTATACAAGCATACATACGGGCAGGCGAAAAATTATACACATTTATCCATTAA
- a CDS encoding FtsW/RodA/SpoVE family cell cycle protein, which yields MNTFIQKYFQGDRVIWLIFSFLCMFSIVIVYSASGTMSFRKTGDTEYFLFKHIITTVICFLSAWVTHRIDHRMYLKLSHFTLLISIALLIITWQSGTIINNASRWLTIPFINQKFQPSDIAKLALFVKVSLILAKHQEDEESIKKTFIPLLFWICIICGIIALANFSTAILIFFTCMVIMFFGRIPHRYLGRLFLFGIVVASISLIWGERGETVKKRITAFIPIITNSDSIPYQATNSYIAIANGGYFGEGLVNSTQKNTLPHSPSDFIYAIIIEELGLLGGVVIIFAYLALFYRGMIIFIKSESTYGGFLSAALSFCIVLQAMIHIGVTVGLGPITGLPLPLISMGGTSQIFMGVGVGMILSVSRSNETTTQSIEEEKLS from the coding sequence ATGAATACATTTATTCAAAAATATTTCCAAGGAGACCGCGTGATATGGCTCATATTTTCTTTTCTCTGTATGTTCAGTATAGTTATTGTATACAGTGCATCGGGGACGATGAGTTTTAGAAAAACAGGTGATACAGAATATTTTCTTTTCAAACATATAATAACCACCGTGATATGCTTTTTATCTGCTTGGGTAACCCACAGAATTGACCATAGAATGTACCTAAAACTCTCTCATTTTACTCTCTTAATATCTATAGCTTTACTTATTATCACTTGGCAATCAGGAACTATCATTAATAACGCATCTCGATGGCTTACCATTCCATTCATTAATCAAAAATTTCAACCATCAGACATAGCAAAGTTAGCACTTTTTGTAAAAGTTTCTCTGATACTCGCAAAACATCAAGAGGATGAAGAATCTATCAAAAAAACATTCATTCCCTTGCTATTTTGGATATGTATTATTTGCGGAATTATTGCCCTTGCCAACTTCTCTACAGCTATTTTAATCTTTTTTACATGTATGGTGATTATGTTTTTTGGGCGAATACCTCATAGATATTTAGGACGTCTGTTTTTATTCGGAATAGTAGTCGCTTCCATATCACTGATTTGGGGGGAAAGAGGGGAAACAGTAAAAAAAAGAATAACCGCATTTATACCCATCATTACCAATAGCGATAGTATTCCTTACCAAGCCACAAATTCTTACATAGCCATAGCAAATGGAGGATATTTCGGTGAAGGATTGGTCAATAGCACTCAAAAAAACACCCTCCCACACTCCCCATCTGATTTTATTTATGCTATTATAATAGAAGAATTGGGACTGCTCGGAGGAGTGGTTATTATTTTTGCTTACTTAGCTCTTTTTTACAGAGGGATGATTATATTTATAAAATCGGAAAGCACATACGGAGGTTTTTTAAGTGCTGCTCTCAGCTTTTGTATAGTATTACAAGCCATGATTCACATAGGAGTAACGGTAGGGTTAGGTCCTATAACAGGTCTTCCGCTGCCTCTTATAAGTATGGGAGGAACTTCGCAAATTTTTATGGGGGTAGGAGTAGGTATGATACTGAGTGTGAGCAGAAGTAATGAAACAACAACACAAAGCATAGAAGAAGAAAAACTTTCATAG